A genomic window from Streptomyces mirabilis includes:
- a CDS encoding DUF2269 family protein — translation MAKLLLSIHVLAAILLIGRVTIAGSLFPRFARQALAAGPERQPAKGSVRLLHRICRVYAVAGVSVPAFGIGTAEVMGVMGSTRLIVSRALTAVAAVLLGIVVLGTQDDVVTQLDKPEQASAAAEPLIARLPRLSMITGLLALAWLIVVVLMIVRPGSTAGASRLSHRSEPRALPITVDAVVHRCRRAPRPPRPRIRRHKKPRTAWC, via the coding sequence ATGGCCAAACTCCTGCTCAGCATCCACGTACTGGCGGCGATCCTGCTCATCGGACGGGTCACCATTGCGGGGAGCTTGTTCCCGCGTTTTGCGCGCCAGGCACTGGCCGCCGGCCCGGAGCGGCAGCCGGCCAAGGGTTCGGTCCGGCTGCTGCACCGGATCTGCCGGGTCTACGCCGTGGCCGGCGTCTCGGTCCCGGCCTTCGGTATCGGCACCGCCGAGGTGATGGGTGTGATGGGCAGCACGCGGCTCATCGTCTCCAGGGCTCTGACAGCGGTGGCCGCCGTACTGCTGGGCATCGTGGTGCTCGGCACCCAGGACGACGTGGTCACCCAGCTCGACAAGCCCGAACAGGCGTCGGCCGCCGCGGAGCCCCTGATCGCCCGGCTGCCCCGCCTGTCGATGATCACCGGCCTGCTCGCCCTCGCCTGGCTGATCGTGGTGGTCCTGATGATCGTTCGCCCGGGCTCGACAGCAGGCGCATCACGGCTCAGCCACCGCAGCGAACCCCGCGCTCTGCCCATCACTGTTGACGCGGTCGTGCATCGGTGTCGTCGCGCCCCGCGGCCTCCGCGACCACGCATCCGAAGGCACAAGAAGCCGAGGACAGCGTGGTGCTGA
- a CDS encoding oxidoreductase, producing the protein MSVWFITGSSRGFGLEITRAALAAGHQVVATARKAETVREQLPDAGDALLTVPLDVTDPQCIQAAVDAAVERFGRIDVLVNNAGTGLLAAVEESDDAAVRAVFETNVFGPLAVQRVVLPALRRQHSGHVINISSIVGFATAPGWGIYASTKFAVEGFTETLHTELAPLGIHVTLVEPGFFRTDFLDPASLHTGPDTIDDYAPTVGAMRAAAASLNHAQPGDPVKAARAIVEMSAAPEPPLRLPLGADTLQAFDAKLDTFRKEMDAWRYVALTTDHD; encoded by the coding sequence ATGAGCGTTTGGTTCATCACTGGATCGTCCCGGGGCTTCGGCCTGGAGATCACCCGTGCCGCCCTCGCCGCCGGCCACCAGGTGGTCGCGACCGCGCGGAAGGCCGAAACCGTCCGCGAGCAGCTTCCCGACGCCGGTGACGCGCTGCTCACCGTGCCGCTGGACGTGACCGACCCGCAGTGCATCCAAGCGGCCGTCGACGCGGCGGTCGAGCGGTTCGGCCGGATCGACGTCCTGGTCAACAACGCCGGCACCGGACTGCTCGCCGCCGTCGAAGAGTCCGACGACGCCGCGGTCCGCGCGGTCTTCGAGACCAACGTGTTCGGCCCACTCGCCGTCCAACGCGTCGTACTGCCGGCACTGCGGCGCCAGCACTCTGGCCACGTGATCAACATCAGCTCCATCGTGGGCTTCGCCACCGCGCCGGGCTGGGGCATCTACGCCTCCACGAAGTTCGCCGTCGAAGGCTTCACCGAGACCCTCCACACCGAACTGGCCCCCCTCGGCATCCACGTGACGCTCGTGGAGCCGGGCTTCTTCCGCACCGACTTCCTCGACCCCGCCAGCCTGCACACCGGCCCCGACACGATCGACGACTACGCGCCCACCGTCGGCGCGATGCGTGCAGCCGCCGCGAGCCTGAACCACGCCCAGCCCGGCGACCCGGTCAAGGCCGCGCGCGCCATAGTCGAGATGTCCGCCGCCCCCGAGCCGCCCCTGCGCCTCCCGCTCGGAGCCGACACCCTGCAAGCCTTCGACGCCAAACTGGACACCTTCCGCAAGGAGATGGACGCCTGGCGGTACGTCGCCCTCACCACCGATCACGACTAG
- a CDS encoding TetR/AcrR family transcriptional regulator, with translation MTTTSEATGRKLTAKGLATRERIVRAAAELMYEHGAQNTNNEQIREAAGVSGSQLTRHFPTKESLVRAVLAWQADSIVARHQAPELGELDSFAALYRWADMYVASQDMLRGGCTFGSLAAEVVKTEPSHRGAVADGFGRWQELFKRGLSKMRERGVLRPEADPAALAHLLAAAFQGGALLDQAAGESTPLRDALYGVLAYIESFAAER, from the coding sequence ATGACCACCACCAGCGAAGCGACGGGTCGGAAGCTGACCGCCAAGGGCCTGGCCACACGCGAACGAATCGTCAGGGCGGCCGCCGAGCTGATGTACGAACACGGCGCGCAGAACACCAACAACGAGCAGATCCGGGAGGCCGCCGGGGTCAGCGGCTCGCAGCTGACACGCCACTTCCCCACCAAGGAGTCCCTGGTGCGCGCGGTGCTCGCCTGGCAGGCCGACAGCATCGTCGCCCGCCACCAGGCGCCCGAGCTGGGTGAACTGGACAGCTTCGCCGCCCTGTACCGGTGGGCCGACATGTACGTCGCATCGCAGGACATGCTGCGCGGCGGCTGCACGTTCGGCTCGCTGGCCGCTGAGGTCGTCAAGACCGAGCCCTCTCACCGGGGCGCGGTGGCAGACGGCTTCGGGCGGTGGCAGGAGCTGTTCAAGCGCGGCCTGAGCAAGATGCGCGAGCGCGGCGTGTTGCGGCCGGAGGCCGACCCGGCCGCGCTCGCCCACCTGCTCGCCGCCGCATTCCAGGGAGGAGCACTACTGGACCAGGCGGCCGGTGAGTCCACACCCCTGCGTGACGCGCTGTACGGGGTCCTGGCCTACATCGAGTCATTCGCCGCAGAGCGCTGA
- a CDS encoding MFS transporter: MSTQAPPQAVATTPRTAPAPAATEAGHPRRWSIMAVLGAVAFMAQLDFFVVNVALDGIGHSFPDTSVASVSWILSAYAIVFAAMLVPAGRIADHWGRKKMLLSGVALFTLTSAVAGAAPSLGVLVGARALQAVGAAMIVPTSLGLLYPSFPKRQHTLVVGLWAGVGAIAASAGPPVGGLLVTLDWRWIFLINVPVGIATLVAGALLLPEVRQPKGAAVPDAASALALLLAVSLLVLATVQGPGWGWTDLRTVALFAAAALAAAATIERTLRAKAPVIEKQLFADRPFTAATAALFLFSAGFAIVLLSTALFMQEVWHFSPQRAGVSIAPAPLTSIAFAMNAGPIQHRFGRTAPAVTGTLAMALAAGYWLTAVHTTPDYWGGMFPGLILVGLAGGLTQAPLFAAAGTLAPERATTGSAVLNMSRQIGSAVGVALLVALTPQATTTGFGHAWSVQAGAGIAAAAALLALRPRHTP; encoded by the coding sequence ATGTCCACACAGGCTCCACCGCAGGCGGTCGCCACGACACCGCGAACCGCCCCGGCCCCGGCCGCCACCGAGGCGGGTCACCCGCGCCGATGGAGCATCATGGCGGTGCTGGGAGCCGTCGCCTTCATGGCACAGCTCGACTTCTTCGTCGTCAACGTCGCCCTCGACGGAATCGGGCACTCGTTCCCGGACACCAGCGTCGCGAGCGTGTCGTGGATTCTGTCGGCCTACGCGATCGTCTTCGCCGCCATGCTCGTGCCCGCGGGCCGGATCGCGGACCACTGGGGGCGCAAGAAGATGCTGCTGTCCGGAGTGGCACTCTTCACCCTCACTTCCGCCGTCGCGGGCGCCGCACCCAGCCTCGGCGTGCTGGTCGGCGCCCGGGCGCTCCAGGCCGTCGGCGCGGCGATGATCGTGCCGACCTCGCTCGGCCTGCTCTATCCGAGCTTCCCCAAGCGCCAGCACACCCTGGTGGTCGGCCTGTGGGCGGGCGTGGGCGCGATCGCGGCCTCTGCGGGCCCACCCGTCGGCGGTCTGCTCGTCACCCTCGACTGGCGGTGGATCTTCCTGATCAACGTTCCCGTCGGCATCGCCACCCTCGTCGCCGGCGCGCTGCTGCTGCCCGAGGTACGTCAGCCCAAAGGTGCCGCCGTGCCGGACGCGGCTTCCGCCCTCGCACTGTTGCTTGCCGTGAGCCTGCTGGTGCTCGCCACCGTCCAGGGGCCGGGATGGGGCTGGACGGACCTCCGCACCGTGGCCCTGTTCGCCGCAGCCGCCCTGGCCGCTGCCGCGACCATCGAGCGCACCCTCCGCGCCAAGGCGCCGGTGATCGAGAAACAGCTGTTCGCCGACAGGCCGTTCACCGCCGCCACCGCGGCCCTCTTCCTGTTCTCCGCCGGCTTCGCCATCGTCCTGCTCAGCACCGCCCTGTTCATGCAGGAGGTCTGGCACTTCAGCCCGCAGCGCGCCGGCGTCTCCATCGCCCCGGCCCCCCTGACCTCGATCGCCTTCGCGATGAACGCCGGCCCCATCCAGCACCGCTTCGGACGCACCGCCCCCGCCGTGACCGGCACGCTGGCCATGGCACTCGCCGCCGGCTACTGGCTCACGGCCGTGCACACCACCCCCGACTACTGGGGCGGCATGTTCCCGGGCCTGATCCTGGTCGGCCTGGCCGGCGGTCTGACCCAGGCGCCGCTGTTCGCCGCCGCCGGCACCCTCGCACCCGAACGCGCCACCACCGGCAGCGCCGTACTCAACATGAGCCGGCAGATCGGCAGCGCCGTGGGCGTGGCCCTGCTCGTCGCCCTCACCCCCCAGGCCACGACCACCGGATTCGGCCACGCCTGGTCCGTCCAGGCCGGGGCCGGAATCGCCGCCGCCGCCGCGCTGCTCGCCCTCCGGCCCCGCCACACACCCTGA
- a CDS encoding NAD(P)H-binding protein → MERNLLVIGATGKTGRHTTELLLQRGHRVRALVRGLDGRAERLAALGADLVEGDVLDLDSLAQAAKGTDALYFTYPIRPGLMDATANVAQAAEENGVQAIVNMSQVSARRNTASNAARQHWVAERVLDHSPVPVTHIRPTFFAQWLIDTWAGGTGELRLPFADGRHAPIAESDQAKVIAAILEDPAPHAGQIYPLYGAEELNHYEIAEKMSRALDREVTYVPIELDEFAAILHGRGAPDHLIQHLLAVAVDYRNGIFAGTNDVVKTIGGSDPLDVEGFIAQNRAAFDLPTA, encoded by the coding sequence ATGGAACGCAACCTCCTCGTGATCGGGGCCACCGGCAAAACCGGCCGGCACACCACCGAACTCCTGCTCCAGCGCGGGCACCGCGTCCGCGCACTCGTCCGCGGTCTCGACGGGCGCGCCGAGCGGCTCGCCGCCCTCGGAGCGGACTTGGTGGAAGGCGACGTCCTCGACCTGGACTCCCTGGCCCAGGCGGCCAAGGGGACCGATGCCCTGTACTTCACCTACCCGATCCGCCCCGGCCTGATGGACGCCACCGCGAACGTGGCCCAGGCGGCGGAGGAGAACGGGGTCCAGGCGATCGTGAACATGTCGCAGGTCTCCGCCCGTCGTAACACCGCCAGCAACGCGGCACGCCAGCACTGGGTCGCCGAACGCGTCCTGGACCACTCCCCGGTCCCCGTCACCCACATCCGCCCGACCTTCTTCGCCCAGTGGCTGATCGACACCTGGGCCGGCGGAACCGGCGAACTGCGCCTGCCGTTCGCCGACGGACGCCACGCCCCCATCGCGGAAAGCGACCAGGCGAAGGTGATCGCGGCCATCCTGGAAGACCCCGCTCCGCACGCCGGCCAGATCTATCCCCTGTACGGAGCCGAGGAGCTCAACCACTACGAGATCGCCGAGAAGATGTCGCGGGCGCTGGACCGCGAAGTCACCTACGTGCCCATCGAACTCGACGAATTCGCCGCCATCCTGCACGGGCGCGGCGCGCCGGACCACCTGATCCAGCACCTGCTCGCCGTGGCCGTCGACTACCGCAACGGCATCTTCGCCGGCACCAACGACGTGGTGAAGACGATCGGCGGCAGCGATCCCCTCGACGTCGAGGGTTTCATCGCCCAGAACCGCGCGGCCTTCGACCTGCCCACCGCCTGA